A genomic window from Peromyscus maniculatus bairdii isolate BWxNUB_F1_BW_parent chromosome 1, HU_Pman_BW_mat_3.1, whole genome shotgun sequence includes:
- the LOC102907953 gene encoding galactoside alpha-(1,2)-fucosyltransferase 2 isoform X2, translating to MANAQVPFSFPLAHFLIFVFVTSTIIHLQQRIVKIPPLSEMPTGDPAVTEMPGSGEMPGRSQLQGMFTINSIGRLGNQMGEYATLFALARMNGRPAFIPAAMHSALAPIFRISLPVLHGDTDRRIPWQNYHLNDWMEERYRHIPGRYVRLTGYPCSWTFYHHLRPEILQEFTLHDHVREEAQAFLRGLRVNGSQPSTFVGVHVRRGDYVHVMPNVWKGVVADRGYLKQALDRFRARYPSPVFVVTSNGMAWCRENIDASRGDVVFAGNGIEGSPAKDFALLTQCNHTIMTIGTFGIWAAYLAGGDTIYLANYTLPDSPFLKIFKPEAAFLPEWVGIPADLSPLRKH from the coding sequence ATGGCCAACGCTCaggttcctttctcctttcctctggcCCACTTCCTCATCTTCGTCTTCGTGACTTCCACCATCATCCACCTCCAGCAGAGAATAGTGAAGATTCCACCTCTGTCAGAGATGCCCACAGGAGACCCAGCAGTCACAGAGATGCCAGGGAGTGGCGAGATGCCAGGGAGGAGCCAGCTGCAGGGCATGTTCACCATCAATTCCATTGGCCGCCTGGGGAACCAGATGGGCGAGTACGCCACGCTGTTCGCCCTGGCCAGGATGAACGGAAGGCCCGCATTCATCCCCGCGGCCATGCACAGCGCCCTGGCGCCCATCTTCAGGATCAGCCTTCCGGTGCTGCACGGCGACACGGACCGGAGGATCCCGTGGCAGAACTACCACCTCAACGACTGGATGGAGGAGCGGTACCGCCACATCCCGGGACGCTATGTGCGCCTCACTGGCTACCCGTGCTCCTGGACCTTCTACCACCACCTGCGCCCCGAGATCCTGCAGGAGTTCACCCTGCACGACCATGTGCGCGAGGAGGCCCAGGCTTTCCTGCGTGGCCTGCGGGTGAACGGGAGCCAGCCGAGTACGTTTGTGGGTGTCCATGTGCGCCGGGGGGACTATGTGCATGTCATGCCCAATGTGTGGAAGGGCGTGGTGGCTGACCGGGGTTACTTGAAGCAGGCCCTGGACAGGTTCCGGGCCCGTTATCCATCTCCAGTCTTCGTGGTCACAAGCAATGGCATGGCCTGGTGCAGGGAGAACATCGATGCCTCCCGAGGGGATGTGGTGTTCGCTGGCAATGGTATCGAGGGTTCGCCAGCCAAGGACTTCGCACTGCTCACCCAGTGCAACCACACCATCATGACTATTGGAACCTTCGGGATTTGGGCTGCCTACCTGGCAGGTGGGGACACCATCTACCTAGCCAACTACACCCTTCCAGATTCTCCCTTCCTCAAAATCTTTAAGCCAGAGGCAGCCTTCCTACCCGAGTGGGTGGGCATCCCTGCAGACCTGTCCCCACTCCGTAAGCACTAA